Proteins encoded together in one Carya illinoinensis cultivar Pawnee chromosome 3, C.illinoinensisPawnee_v1, whole genome shotgun sequence window:
- the LOC122303755 gene encoding uncharacterized protein LOC122303755 isoform X2 translates to MAYPATTREQNNSIEETTQVEEDRVSMDSGDPGRRWTSLKERLGFKGMGCCGSRRRPTSSSFSTMETLQENPHTAPPLSSGMNLAMALAAERNSREEKDEGPATEVKTLMRLIEETDGVDWRKKRRRDNKGVDTDWVCCVCMERSKGAAFIPCGHTFCRVCSREMWVNRGTCPLCNRSILEILDIF, encoded by the exons ATGGCATATCCGG CAACTACTAGGGAGCAAAATAACTCAATAGAAGAAACAACACAAGTAGAGGAAGATCGAGTATCAATGGATAGTGGAGATCCGGGAAGAAGATGGACGAGTCTGAAAGAAAGGCTAGGATTCAAAGGGATGGGTTGCTGTGGGTCCAGGCGGAGGCCCACTTCTTCAAGTTTCAGCACCATGGAAACCCTCCAAGAAAACCCACACACGGCTCCGCCACTCTCCTCGGGCATGAACCTGGCGATGGCTTTAGCGGCTGAGCGCAATTCGCGGGAAGAGAAAGATGAGGGTCCCGCCACAGAAGTCAAGACGCTGATGAGATTGATCGAGGAAACGGACGGTGTCGATTGGAGGAAGAAAAGGAGAAGGGACAACAAGGGAGTGGATACTGATTGGGTGTGCTGCGTGTGCATGGAGAGGAGTAAAGGCGCGGCTTTTATACCCTGTGGGCATACCTTCTGTAGGGTTTGCTCGAGGGAGATGTGGGTCAATCGTGGGACTTGTCCTCTTTGCAATCGTTCGATCCTGGAGATCCTTGACATCTTTTGA
- the LOC122303755 gene encoding uncharacterized protein LOC122303755 isoform X1, translating to MHASILSDLPWHIRCAATTREQNNSIEETTQVEEDRVSMDSGDPGRRWTSLKERLGFKGMGCCGSRRRPTSSSFSTMETLQENPHTAPPLSSGMNLAMALAAERNSREEKDEGPATEVKTLMRLIEETDGVDWRKKRRRDNKGVDTDWVCCVCMERSKGAAFIPCGHTFCRVCSREMWVNRGTCPLCNRSILEILDIF from the exons ATGCACGCATCCATCCTCTCTGATCTGCCATGGCATATCCGG TGTGCAGCAACTACTAGGGAGCAAAATAACTCAATAGAAGAAACAACACAAGTAGAGGAAGATCGAGTATCAATGGATAGTGGAGATCCGGGAAGAAGATGGACGAGTCTGAAAGAAAGGCTAGGATTCAAAGGGATGGGTTGCTGTGGGTCCAGGCGGAGGCCCACTTCTTCAAGTTTCAGCACCATGGAAACCCTCCAAGAAAACCCACACACGGCTCCGCCACTCTCCTCGGGCATGAACCTGGCGATGGCTTTAGCGGCTGAGCGCAATTCGCGGGAAGAGAAAGATGAGGGTCCCGCCACAGAAGTCAAGACGCTGATGAGATTGATCGAGGAAACGGACGGTGTCGATTGGAGGAAGAAAAGGAGAAGGGACAACAAGGGAGTGGATACTGATTGGGTGTGCTGCGTGTGCATGGAGAGGAGTAAAGGCGCGGCTTTTATACCCTGTGGGCATACCTTCTGTAGGGTTTGCTCGAGGGAGATGTGGGTCAATCGTGGGACTTGTCCTCTTTGCAATCGTTCGATCCTGGAGATCCTTGACATCTTTTGA
- the LOC122303755 gene encoding zinc-binding protein A33-like isoform X3, with amino-acid sequence MDSGDPGRRWTSLKERLGFKGMGCCGSRRRPTSSSFSTMETLQENPHTAPPLSSGMNLAMALAAERNSREEKDEGPATEVKTLMRLIEETDGVDWRKKRRRDNKGVDTDWVCCVCMERSKGAAFIPCGHTFCRVCSREMWVNRGTCPLCNRSILEILDIF; translated from the coding sequence ATGGATAGTGGAGATCCGGGAAGAAGATGGACGAGTCTGAAAGAAAGGCTAGGATTCAAAGGGATGGGTTGCTGTGGGTCCAGGCGGAGGCCCACTTCTTCAAGTTTCAGCACCATGGAAACCCTCCAAGAAAACCCACACACGGCTCCGCCACTCTCCTCGGGCATGAACCTGGCGATGGCTTTAGCGGCTGAGCGCAATTCGCGGGAAGAGAAAGATGAGGGTCCCGCCACAGAAGTCAAGACGCTGATGAGATTGATCGAGGAAACGGACGGTGTCGATTGGAGGAAGAAAAGGAGAAGGGACAACAAGGGAGTGGATACTGATTGGGTGTGCTGCGTGTGCATGGAGAGGAGTAAAGGCGCGGCTTTTATACCCTGTGGGCATACCTTCTGTAGGGTTTGCTCGAGGGAGATGTGGGTCAATCGTGGGACTTGTCCTCTTTGCAATCGTTCGATCCTGGAGATCCTTGACATCTTTTGA